A genome region from Penaeus chinensis breed Huanghai No. 1 chromosome 22, ASM1920278v2, whole genome shotgun sequence includes the following:
- the LOC125036967 gene encoding protein no-on-transient A-like, which yields MQLEIPFSFEASFEKKTRELSSPASEPRDEEAAYGAGGYGGGGGHLVIAGGGGGSHGPSAADLAQRQLTRDTSSRLERSAGGVEAGGSAGSAGSHQAQAAAAAKYAQAQAAAGAAFGESANAAKAATTVQSAEAFEQWALDQAATLSRARSYDLGAALQAASKASSAAKTAYLRAKGTGHGGLGYGTRAGSGSGFGFGEGNGGGGGGYGH from the exons ATGCAATTAgagatcccgttttcttttgaagCCTCGtttgaaaagaaaacgagagaacttTCTTCTCCCGCCTCCGAGCCAAGAGACGAGGAGGCCGC CTACGGCGCGGGCGgctacggcggcggcggcggccaccTGGTGATCGCGGGCGGTGGCGGCGGCAGCCACGGCCCGTCGGCGGCCGACCTGGCGCAGAGGCAGCTGACGCGGGATACCAGCA GCCGCCTGGAACGCAGCGCAGGCGGCGTCGAAGCAGGTGGCAGCGCAGGCAGCGCAGGCAGCCACCAGGCACAGGCTGCCGCCGCGGCCAAGTACGCCCAGGCGCAGGCGGCGGCAGGTGCGGCCTTCGGCGAGTCGGCCAACGCCGCGAAGGCCGCCACGACGGTGCAGTCGGCCGAGGCCTTCGAGCAGTGGGCGCTCGACCAG gcGGCCACGCTCTCGCGCGCCCGCAGCTACGACCTCGGCGCCGCGCTGCAGGCAGCCAGCAAGGCCTCGTCCGCCGCCAAGACGGCCTACCTCAGGGCCAAAG GTACCGGTCACGGCGGCCTCGGCTACGGCACCAGAGCTGGTTCTGGCAGCGGCTTCGGCTTcggagaaggaaacggaggaggcGGTGGTGGCTACGGCCATTGA